The region TTTTTCCCACCATGTGTTTTTCTACGTTGTGGAATCCTCCGTGCTTCCTACATTTACAGTGGTTTTGAATGAGACTGTCACACTCCCCTTCTCTGGATCATGTGATGGTATTATTGAATGGAAGCATCGCTATGAGAGTGAATCAGCAGGTGTTACACACACCACGGTCGCTACACTGTACCGAGGAGATTTCACACCTGGAGTGGGCTTTGAGAACAGGGTTAAACACGGGGATGGAGACCTCTATCTCAACATCACCTCTGTTGTATTTAATGACATGGGGTGGTTTGAGTGTCACTGTGGTGAGACTCAAGAAGATGTAAAAGTTGTAGTTTTAGCCCCCATTGTTGTAGGCCAACCTGCTTACATTGGATCTAATTTTCAACTCAACTTCTATATCTTAACTAAAAAACAAACTCCTGACAGTGAGGTAAACATCTACTGCAAAAAGGATGGACAGACTGTTCTGAATGTCACGGCAGGGAATATAATCTATGGCCCTCGGTTTGAGAACTGGGATTCTGGGTCCAACGATGATTACAGACAGGGACACATTTCCCTCCCCCTCACTGACCTACGCCGTTCTGATCAGGGGACATACCTGTGTTTCTTCGGCCCTGACAAACAGAGAGGAAATCCAGAAGCTGTTACTGTCACTCCCAAAGAGAAGCACTGTGACGACACAGGAAGGCCaacaatggtggtggtggttgttttgGTGATCATCCTAGCTGCTGTTGTTTTCAATTTTCTTGGAGGTAAATTGAAAGAAACAATGGCTGCGTGGTTTAAAGGGAATTGTTTGAGATCTCAGTTCAGTCCCTGTCCAGAAGGTGAACAGGGTGGGGAGCATCTCTCTGTCACCATAAGTGAAGGTGAATCAGAGACAGAAGAAGACAGGACTGGGACAAGGACATGTTGTGTCCCCTTTGCACCTGCTTGTATCATCAGAGCTCTGTCagaacctccctctaccccaggccTTGTTACCAATGGTACTAATGGACCTCCCTCTAGCCCAGGCCTTGTTACCAATGCTACTGatggacctccctctaccccaggccttgttaccaaggctactgatggacctccctctaccccaggccTTGTTACCAATGGTACTAatggacctccctctaccccagacCTTGTTACCAATGCTACTGatggacctccctctaccccaggccttgttaccaaggctactgatggacctccctctaccccaggccTTGTTACCAATGGTACTAATGGACCTCCTTCCACCCCAGGCCTTGTTACCAATGGTACTGatggacctccctctaccccaggccTTGTTACCAAGGCTACTAatggacctccctctaccccaggccTTGTTACTAATGGTACTGatggacctccctctaccccaggccttgttaccaaggctactgatggacctccctctaccccaggccttgttaccaaggctactgatggacctccctctaccccaggccTTGTTACCAAGTCTACTGatggacctccctctaccccaggccTTGTTTCCAAGGCTACTGATGGAACTCCCTCTACCCCAGGCCTTGTTACCAATGGTACTGatggacctccctctaccccagacCTTGTTACCAATGGTACTGATTGACATTCCTCTATCCTAGGCCTTGTTATCAAGGCTACTGatggacctccctctaccccaggtCTTGTTACCAAGGCTACTGATGGACCTCCCTCTAATGTCTATTTCAGGAGTGTTTACTGTCTCCAGTTTGTTTAATAAAATGTTGAACTTAAACTTTTGGTAGTTGAATGTATTTTGTACATGATCAATTCATTTTACACATCAGATTATGGATATACCTCAAATGTTATTCTACAAGATCCAGACTCAAAACAACTGAATCAATCGTTAAACAACATGGTTTACAATATGTGATGATGGATACTGTATACCTCTGTGTGCTGTGTAGGTCTACTATGATGGATACTGTATACCTCTGTGTGCTGTGTAGGTCTACTATGATGGATACTGTATACCTCTGTGTGCTGTGTAGGATACTGTATACCTCTGTGTGCTGTGTAGGTCTACTATGATGGATACTGTATACCACTGTGTTCTTTGTAGGTCTACTATGATGGATACTGTATACCACTGTGTTCTTTGTAGGTCTACTATGATGGATGCTGTATACCTCTGTGTGCTGTGTAGGTCTACTATGATGGGTACTGTATCTGTGTGCTGTGTAGGTCTACTATGATGGATACTGTATACCTCTGTGTGCTGTGTAGGTCTACTATGATGGATACTATGATTGACAAAGCAAAAGAACATAACATCATGTTAGAAATAGTCTTTATAGAATGTGGTTTGTATATTTTGTAGCCATTGTAGCCTAACTATTCATAACAATGTTTTAAATGCAGCTATGCTGCATGATGTCAACTACACAGAggaaatgttaaataaaatacagCAAACATTTATTTATCTTTTGTTCAAATGCACACAGTCATGGTGCTACTATGTAGTGAAGACGTGGCTGTAGATGAAGGCAGACCCCCacgcctctctgattcagagggttaaaaatggaagacacatttcaatacattcacttggacaactgactaggtatccccctttcccttttcccTTTAGTTCATATTGTACTTGACTTGGTGATGGAAGAGGGAAACATGACACATCCCTTTTATATGCATTACATTCCCATGCAACTCTACACTAGCCTGATCCCAGAACAGTTTGTGTTCTCATTATGAAGACGTGACATGACAGTTCCATTCAGGAGTTGGTAAGAGATCAGAAACAGACTGACACCCAGGATAACTAGTTGCATTGTGTAAATTGCCTAAAACATGATTTGGTAAACTGTTTAGAAAATATGATTCACTGTTGTAAAACAAATGGTGTCTCATATCATCTCTCCTTACAGTTCTATACAGTACTAATTAGAGTGTGGAAATTGCTTGAAACACAATTTTAGACAATGTTCATGGACAACAGTTTCAAAAGGTATTTCACATGTGTAACACACAAATATTGTCTCCTACCATCTGTCCATCTAGTGCTGTAATAGCTGCATTGTGGACATTTCCTAAAACATGATTTTAGACCATGCTCAAAGAACAccgtttaaatatatattttacacttGTAACACACAAATGGTACAAACTGTCTGTTGTATTTCAGAAGATGTCCTAAGTGAACCACAGCCTTCATATGTGAGGTAAACAGCTAGGCCTAACTTCCACTTGAGTTTTAGACTATGGCTGAGAAAGTGAACTTGAACCAAACACTGTCACTGTATTATAGCTACACCTATTGGATTAGTAAGCAAACATATTTTTGTCATCCTCCAGAAATGTATTTTTCCCAGAATTCCTGTTTCTAACCTGTGTTTGAAAGCTGTTAAATGGAGTGCATTATAACATACTTactttcccttcccttcccccccttcccttcccttcccccccccctcccctcccccccttccctcccctcccccccttccCTTCCACTCCCCTCCACTACATGACAAAGAGTTGATGAGTATTCCTGACTTCACTAGCCGATGACACATGCATTATATTGTTAACTTTACCTCCATCTAGTGTATCTATTTTGACATCCTATGGGCTGATCCAGGTAATCTTTTTCCACCATAAGGGTACATAGCCCTTTTAGATGGGGAACATGGGGTGCATTACAAAGGGACTTAGAGAGTTGGTTCTGACCACAAACTACCCGCTGTTAATATTCAATATCAATACAAAATCAAAAGATTCACAGAATAAACTGCTTTAGTTGCTCTCCTTCACAGTCTCCAGGACCGTAGCTACACATGAAGACACCGAGGTCCAAGGTACtttaaaaattatatatatatatatatatatatatattaaacgtaggctatgtgttacagcactacttttggtgtccccctcaggaattgctcttgagaaaatgtaatgtaattgtcccctccaaagttgatatcagattttcgcccctgtatatatatatacatacaggggtgaaaatctgatatcaactttggaggggacaattacattacattttctcaagagcaattcctgagggggacaccaaaagtagtgctgtaacacatagcctacgtttaatatggtaaatgtatattgaggaaccaaagaaataaggtgtttgccgtactccgaAATGTTAAAGTGTTAAAAACAGCAGTCAGATAAAAGCTATTCTTGAACCTGGTATTCCTGCTGTCCTTCCTCCACACAGTCAGCCTGCCCGACTGTCCTGTACCTCCCTCTGGATGGCAGCGGtggcagagtagagagagaaaccgaTGAAGTGTGGAAGTCATGCTGGTAgcggaggagagagtagagagagacaggacggtgctgtagaacatgctggtggctggtagtggagtccagtagagagtagagagagacaggacggtgCTGTAGGACATGCTGCTGGCTGGTAGTGGAGtccagtagagagtagagagagacaggacggtgctgtaggacatgctggtggctggtagtggagtccagtagagagagacaggacggtgCTGTAGGACATGCTGGTGGCTGGTAGCGGAGTCCagtagagattagagagagacaggacggtgCTGTAGGACATGCTGGTGGCTGGTAGCGGAGtccagtagagagtagagagagacaggacggtgctgtaggacatgctggtggctggtagtggagtccagtagagagtagagagagacaggacggtgctgtaggacatgctggtggctggtagtggagtccagtagagagtagagagagacaggacggtgctgtaggacatgctggtggctggtagtggagtccagtagagagtagagagagacgaCTGTTGCAGCACAGagtgtgtgtagtcggggcggatgcacagtgtgtgtgtagcaggggcgaaaatctgatatcaactttgaaggggacaattacatgaaattttctcaagagcaattcctgagggggacaccaaaagtagtgctgtaacacatagcctacattgtaatatggtaaatgtatattgaggaaccaaagaaataaggtgtttgccgtactcctaactaccggtacccaaaactacacaactaatcacaacagcaataccattgcctttaacaaatcttagttcagtcaccagtttaagttgagagtgggggtatccatggcattttccaattatgttcctattttacaagtcaaaaaaattgagaacctttcataatgttgccaaacaaagactcaacaaacttacctgagactccctgtctctgccagtctgtccctgcatatctgtccccaactctgctgtctgtgtgccatctgttgcctgctctgcctaatgacatcattgtgaaacatttccattagcatttcacttctttcttatgaacattttatcaactagtctgagatattaggctactagggttcttactttgcgttttggtgtactgaaaaatactctgatgtctgtcttttttctgccatttttctgccatttttctacctggttggctacacacacacagtatgtaggtgatttacagtaggagatgggcttctatcatcttatcttctatcattctatatgggcttcgatctaaaaggtagatagcaaatgtgaaacggattgcagtgacaagagttgacagctgtatgagttcaccatttacacaacatatgctgcaaccttttgtaattttaatcgtttgtttcatattggctggcttctaacaatagctgaatttgcaaagctagcgagcaccaattcagtggtgtttgctataatctttgctacccgggttaaataaaggtgaaataaaatatataaataaaagttcccttgcgacaatttagcttttgcaatgagaccattaaatatatttaaaacaatggtagaagagagtgtagttctgttcagtttattgctaaccttatcacagggactttgaagcactaacttacatgcatgctgatcttggaataaattgacgatagcaaagattccatctttgacgacgccacataaatggaataggtactagctagcttaatagttaatatttgcgcactagctctgcatattcagctagtgtgtgtgcgcgattgactggattaacctcacgtcagttacgtgaattgagtgcctttcagacagtagatacgacctctctgttacctagcaagctaaggaactggcagtggatcaaaccattgtgaggcaaagggtgggggtcgcaatcttttgaaactttaaaacacgctattaagtgtctataatcagcacaattgctttcattgcgtattattaatattatttaaatgacatagttatgtttcagtgatatattgggggggacaaatcatatttttcccaggatgggggggtcgtgtccccccgtccccccgggaGTTCCGcccctgtatatatatacagtaccagtcaaaagttttagaacacctactcattcaagggttctttatttttttactattttctacatttttttaataatagtgtatggaatcatgtagtaaccaaaaaagttaaacaaatcaaatatatatattatatttgagattgttcaaagtagccaacctttgccttgatgaccactttgcacacttttggcattttatcaaccagcttcatgaggtagtcatctggaatgcttttcaattaacaggtgtgccttcttagaAGTTAGAGCCAAttacttgtgttgtgacaaggttgggggatatacagaagatagccctaagtccatattatggcaagaacagcacaaaaaagcaaagagaaacaacagtccattactttaagacatgaaggtcagtcaatattgaaaatttcaagaactttgaaagtttcttcaagtgtagttgctaaaaccatcaagcgttatgatgaaattggctctcatggaccgccacaggaatggaaaacTCATAGTtacctgcagaggataagttcattagagttaccagcctcagaaattgcagcccaaaaaaatgcttcacagagttcaagtaacagacacatctcaacatcaactgttcagaggagactgtgaatcagggcttcatggttgaattgctgcaaagaaaccactactaaaggacaccaatataaagaagagacttgcttgggccaagaaacatgagcaatggacattagaccagtggaaatgtgtCATTTGGTCTGGAATTCAAATTGGAGAttattttggttccaacagctgtGTCTTTGTGTATTTCCCACCCTAAAGCATGGAGgtgttatgttgtgggggtgctttgctggtgacactgtctgtgatttattcaatgtagaaaatagtcaaaataaagaaaaacccttgaattagtaggtgttctaaaacgtttgaccggtagtgtatacagttgaagtcggaagtttacatacacctc is a window of Salmo salar chromosome ssa18, Ssal_v3.1, whole genome shotgun sequence DNA encoding:
- the LOC123728756 gene encoding uncharacterized protein: MNCFLKTFFIAFSHHVFFYVVESSVLPTFTVVLNETVTLPFSGSCDGIIEWKHRYESESAGVTHTTVATLYRGDFTPGVGFENRVKHGDGDLYLNITSVVFNDMGWFECHCGETQEDVKVVVLAPIVVGQPAYIGSNFQLNFYILTKKQTPDSEVNIYCKKDGQTVLNVTAGNIIYGPRFENWDSGSNDDYRQGHISLPLTDLRRSDQGTYLCFFGPDKQRGNPEAVTVTPKEKHCDDTGRPTMVVVVVLVIILAAVVFNFLGGKLKETMAAWFKGNCLRSQFSPCPEGEQGGEHLSVTISEGESETEEDRTGTRTCCVPFAPACIIRALSEPPSTPGLVTNGTNGPPSSPGLVTNATDGPPSTPGLVTKATDGPPSTPGLVTNGTNGPPSTPDLVTNATDGPPSTPGLVTKATDGPPSTPGLVTNGTNGPPSTPGLVTNGTDGPPSTPGLVTKATNGPPSTPGLVTNGTDGPPSTPGLVTKATDGPPSTPGLVTKATDGPPSTPGLVTKSTDGPPSTPGLVSKATDGTPSTPGLVTNGTDGPPSTPDLVTNGTD